In Calothrix sp. PCC 7507, one DNA window encodes the following:
- the psbQ gene encoding photosystem II protein PsbQ yields MARQRSIFSLILVILATFLISCGGPSVAVTPPTYTAAQLEKIQEYVPDIQAVRDRAEELQQLIKNQDWINVGNFIHGPITEAKLTLTYITPNLLPKEQPTARQITRDLFNHLIKIDQAAKVGNTQQALSNYKAAFADIDKFLELLPQTS; encoded by the coding sequence ATGGCGCGTCAACGCTCAATTTTTTCATTAATTCTAGTAATTTTGGCAACATTCCTGATTAGTTGCGGTGGCCCTAGTGTGGCAGTTACACCTCCCACTTACACAGCAGCTCAACTGGAGAAAATTCAGGAATACGTTCCTGATATTCAGGCTGTACGCGATCGCGCAGAAGAACTACAACAGCTGATCAAAAACCAAGATTGGATAAATGTGGGGAATTTTATACATGGACCAATCACAGAAGCTAAACTCACCCTAACTTATATCACTCCTAACCTCCTACCCAAGGAGCAACCCACAGCCCGCCAGATCACGCGAGATTTATTCAATCACCTGATTAAAATCGATCAAGCTGCTAAAGTCGGCAATACTCAACAAGCTTTGAGTAATTACAAAGCTGCTTTCGCAGACATTGACAAATTCCTCGAACTGCTCCCTCAAACAAGTTAA